Proteins found in one Pieris napi chromosome 6, ilPieNapi1.2, whole genome shotgun sequence genomic segment:
- the LOC125050680 gene encoding trypsin, alkaline C-like has protein sequence MKILILLSLAVVAVSAVQPRFQRVMGGSVTNISKYPYAVAMLYSRTGGGVHNQACGGTIINNRSVLSAAHCFFGDTIRQWQMRVGSTNSNVGGEVHHTNAIIMHPQYNHRIWDNDVAVIRSNSAFNFNANVARASIASSNYWLPDNAPVWAIGWGWISPWGPSSVQLREVQLYTVNLQTCINRYREVNHEVTANMLCVGILDVGGRNQCGGDSGGALIHNNAVVGVCSWGHYDCGHPRFPGVNALVSRYTSWIQANA, from the exons CCGTGCAGCCGCGTTTCCAAAGGGTAATGGGTGGCTCGGTGACAAACATAAGCAAATACCCATATGCCGTCGCAATGTTGTATTCGCGAACCGGCGGTGGTGTACACAACCAGGCCTGTGGCGGAACCATCATAAACAACCGATCTGTGCTATCCGCTGCCCATTGCTTCTT CGGAGATACTATACGGCAATGGCAAATGCGTGTTGGTTCAACTAACAGTAACGTTGGTGGTGAAGTGCACCACACCAACGCTATCATAATGCACCCTCAGTACAACCATAGGATATGGGACAATGACGTGGCAGTTATTCGCTCCAACTCAGCTTTCAACTTCAATGCCAATGTGGCTAGAGCATCTATTGCCAGCTCCAACTACTGGCTTCCTGACAACGCACCTGTTTGGGCTATCGGCTGGGGATGGATCTCC CCGTGGGGACCCTCATCAGTCCAACTCCGCGAGGTACAACTGTACACCGTGAATCTTCAAACTTGCATCAACCGCTACAGAGAAGTCAACCACGAGGTAACCGCTAACATGTTGTGTGTTGGTATCTTGGACGTCGGTGGCCGCAACCAGTGCGGTGGTGACTCTGGTGGTGCACTCATCCATAACAACGCCGTTGTTGGTGTCTGCTCTTGGGGCCACTATGACTGCGGCCACCCAAGATTCCCAGGTGTTAATGCGCTCGTGTCCCGTTACACAAGTTGGATCCAGGCAAACGCTTAA
- the LOC125050658 gene encoding uridine 5'-monophosphate synthase-like isoform X2, whose translation MTRGLSTLAVELFDAGAVRLGDIEAKLGRHTPIYFDLRVIVSHPRMMNAVSQQLLTLASNIEHDILCGVPYAALPFAAVMSVTGNTPMIMKRKETKLYATKKIIEGVYNRHQKCLVVEDVVTSGGSLLETVSTLRNEGLSVDHAVVVLDREQGGASVLKANGVNVHALFTMTDLVTILRNAERINDETVEIVSDHIKECQFGLKEPLQRITGDENGP comes from the exons ATGACTCGAGGTCTATCCACGCTAGCAGTGGAACTCTTCGATGCAGGCGCAGTAAGACTTGGTGATATAGAGGCGAAGCTGGGTCGACACACTCCTATATACTTCGACTTAAGAGTCATCGTTTCTCATCCTAGAATGATG AACGCGGTATCCCAACAACTCCTCACTTTAGCATCAAATATTGAACACGACATCTTGTGTGGCGTGCCGTACGCTGCACTACCCTTTGCCGCCGTCATGTCAGTCACAGGAAACACACCAATGATAATGAAGAGAAAAGAAACAAAACTGTATGCGACCAAAAAGATTATAGAGGGCGTTTATAACAGACACCAGAAATGCCTCGTGGTTGAAGATGTAGTGACCTCTGGCGGGAGTTTACTTGAAACAGTGTCAACGCTACGCAACGAAGGTTTGAGCGTAGATCACGCTGTGGTAGTGCTGGACCGAGAACAAGGTGGCGCCAGTGTTCTGAAGGCGAATGGAGTTAATGTCCATGCACTTTTCACTATGACAGATCTTGTAACAATTTTGAGAAACGCCGAGAGAATTAACGACGAAACTGTTGAAATTGTTTCCGACCATATTAAAGAGTGTCAATTTGGATTAAAAGAACCATTGCAAAGAATAACCGGAGATGAAAACGGCCcgtaa
- the LOC125050658 gene encoding uridine 5'-monophosphate synthase-like isoform X1, with amino-acid sequence MHAEKRHKMTRGLSTLAVELFDAGAVRLGDIEAKLGRHTPIYFDLRVIVSHPRMMNAVSQQLLTLASNIEHDILCGVPYAALPFAAVMSVTGNTPMIMKRKETKLYATKKIIEGVYNRHQKCLVVEDVVTSGGSLLETVSTLRNEGLSVDHAVVVLDREQGGASVLKANGVNVHALFTMTDLVTILRNAERINDETVEIVSDHIKECQFGLKEPLQRITGDENGP; translated from the exons ATGCACGCAGAAAAAAGGCAT AAGATGACTCGAGGTCTATCCACGCTAGCAGTGGAACTCTTCGATGCAGGCGCAGTAAGACTTGGTGATATAGAGGCGAAGCTGGGTCGACACACTCCTATATACTTCGACTTAAGAGTCATCGTTTCTCATCCTAGAATGATG AACGCGGTATCCCAACAACTCCTCACTTTAGCATCAAATATTGAACACGACATCTTGTGTGGCGTGCCGTACGCTGCACTACCCTTTGCCGCCGTCATGTCAGTCACAGGAAACACACCAATGATAATGAAGAGAAAAGAAACAAAACTGTATGCGACCAAAAAGATTATAGAGGGCGTTTATAACAGACACCAGAAATGCCTCGTGGTTGAAGATGTAGTGACCTCTGGCGGGAGTTTACTTGAAACAGTGTCAACGCTACGCAACGAAGGTTTGAGCGTAGATCACGCTGTGGTAGTGCTGGACCGAGAACAAGGTGGCGCCAGTGTTCTGAAGGCGAATGGAGTTAATGTCCATGCACTTTTCACTATGACAGATCTTGTAACAATTTTGAGAAACGCCGAGAGAATTAACGACGAAACTGTTGAAATTGTTTCCGACCATATTAAAGAGTGTCAATTTGGATTAAAAGAACCATTGCAAAGAATAACCGGAGATGAAAACGGCCcgtaa